Proteins from a genomic interval of Trifolium pratense cultivar HEN17-A07 linkage group LG6, ARS_RC_1.1, whole genome shotgun sequence:
- the LOC123891303 gene encoding K(+) efflux antiporter 2, chloroplastic-like — protein MNMDLGCSLPQSRILHGAVETSYRQKYVGQVGFLDYRRGFGCGFLGKSVLRSRFSVENKVSCVSSCWNDSKVVAGGEFKVLNTKRSMSCKNEKLLMGSRFIWLKCQGNDSLAYVNGNGRNVDYVEGSGEDAAVVPISSVELDVPVEEGGRAEKEIGVEEQSVDELKELLQKALKELEVAQINSTMFEEKVKKISETAIFLHDEAARSLNDVNSTLDTIQKVANEEHQAKEAVQNATMALSLAEARLQVVIESLEAAKEVHEGSNESDGGKDLTEKQSTLFVAQEDIKECQETLANCEVELRRLQNKKEELQNEASKLQEIAEKAQLDAVKAEENVTNIMLLAEQAVAFELEATQRVNDAEIALQRANKSFTNLNADTVETIQVQDVVLVSEEENNVESFSDDVTVSRDKDLATIDDASLLAKLSPETESEKAIQISEDTAQPDYISDSENAIQTKKQETQKDLTKDSSPFAPKALSKKSSRFFSASFFSFTEEEAESTPASVFQGLILSAKKQLPKLVLGLLLMGAGAAVYANRAEKNAQFLQQPDVIVTSAEEFSSNAKPLFRKLQKIPKKIKKIIASLPHQEVNEEEASLFDMLWLLLASVIFVPIFQKIPGGSPVLGYLAAGILIGPYGLSIIRHVHATKAIAEFGVVFLLFNIGLELSVERLSSMKKYVFGLGSAQVLATAAVVGLVAHYICGLPGPAAIVIGNGLALSSTAVVLQVLQERGESTSRHGRATFSVLLFQDLAVVVLLILIPLISPNSSKGGVGFQAIAEALGLAAVKAAVAITAIIAGGRLLLRPIYKQVAENQNAEIFSANTLLVILGTSLLTARAGLSMALGAFLAGLLLAETEFSLQVESDIAPYRGLLLGLFFMTVGMSIDPKLFVSNFPVVMGTLTLLICGKTILVSLMGRIFGISLISALRAGLLLAPGGEFAFVAFGEAVNQGIMSSQLSSLLFLVVGISMAITPWLAAGGQFIASRFEQHDVRSLLPVESETDDLQDHIIICGFGRVGQIIAQLLSERLIPFVALDVRSERVAVGRALDLPVYFGDAGSREVLHKVGAERACAAAITLDTPGANYRTVWALSKYFPNVKTFVRAHDVDHGLNLEKAGATAVVPETLEPSLQLAAAVLAQAKLPASEISATINEFRCRHLAELTELCEASGSSLGYGYTRIMSKSKSQSPDTLDLDETQVSESTLAV, from the exons ATGAATATGGATTTAGGTTGTAGTTTGCCACAGTCAAGAATTTTACACGGAGCCGTGGAGACTAGTTATAGACAAAAATATGTAGGTCAAGTAGGTTTTCTTGACTATAGGAGAGGTTTTGGTTGTGGATTTTTAGGCAAAAGTGTTTTGAGATCACGTTTTAGTGTGGAGAACAAAGTTAGTTGTGTTTCTTCTTGTTGGAATGATTCAAAAGTGGTTGCTGGTGGTGAGTTTAAAGTTTTGAACACAAAGAGAAGTATGTCATGTAAGAATGAGAAACTTCTTATGGGATCCAGATTCATTTGGTTGAAATGCCAGGGTAATGATTCTTTAGCTTATGTTAATGGCAATGGCCGCAATGTTGATTATGTGGAAGGTTCGGGTGAGGATGCAGCGGTGGTACCTATATCTAGTGTTGAATTGGATGTTCCAGTGGAAGAAGGAGGGAGGGCTGAGAAGGAAATAGGAGTAGAGGAACAAAGTGTGGATGAATTGAAAGAACTATTGCAAAAGGCCTTGAAAGAGCTAGAAGTTGCGCAAATAAATAGTACCATGTTTGAGgaaaaggttaaaaaaatatCAGAGACTGCCATCTTTTTGCATGATGAAGCAGCCCGATCTTTGAATGATGTTAATTCTACCCTTGACACCATTCAAAAAGTTGCAAATGAAGAACATCAGGCCAAAGAGGCTGTCCAAAATGCTACAATGGCTCTTTCATTAGCCGAGGCAAGACTCCAGGTAGTCATAGAGTCTTTAGAGGCAGCAAAAGAAGTACATGAAGGTTCTAATGAGAGTGATGGCGGTAAGGACTTAACAGAAAAGCAGAGCACACTTTTTGTTGCACAAGAAGATATAAAGGAATGCCAGGAAACTTTGGCAAATTGTGAGGTAGAATTGAGGCGCTTGCAAAATAAAAAGGAAGAGTTGCAAAACGAAGCTAGCAAATTGCAAGAAATTGCTGAAAAGGCACAGCTGGATGCAGTGAAAGCTGAGGAGAATGTTACAAACATAATGCTTTTAGCAGAGCAAGCTGTTGCATTTGAACTTGAGGCTACACAACGTGTGAATGATGCTGAGATTGCTTTACAGAGAGCTAATAAGTCTTTTACAAATTTGAATGCTGACACTGTAGAAACTATACAAGTACAAGATGTCGTGCTTGTTTCTGAGGAGGAGAACAATGTAGAAAGTTTTTCTGATGATGTCACAGTTAGTAGAGACAAAGATTTGGCCACAATTGATGATGCATCTTTGCTTGCCAAGTTATCACCTGAAACAGAATCTGAAAAAGCCATCCAAATTTCAGAAGACACAGCGCAGCCTGATTATATAAGTGATAGTGAGAATGCCATCCAAACAAAAAAGCAGGAAACACAGAAAGATTTGACTAAGGATAGTTCACCATTTGCTCCCAAAGCATTATCGAAAAAGTCATCTCGATTCTTTTCTGCATCGTTCTTTTCTTTTACCGAAGAGGAGGCTGAGTCCACACCAGCATCAGTTTTCCAAGGCCTCATATTATCTGCAAAGAAGCAGTTGCCCAAGCTAGTTCTTGGGTTATTGTTAATGGGAGCAGG AGCTGCTGTCTATGCCAATAGGGCTGAGAAAAATGCTCAGTTCCTTCAACAGCCAGATGTTATTGTGACCAGTGCTGAAGAATTTTCTTCTAATGCAAAGCCTCTATTTAGAAAACTCCAGAAAATCCCcaagaaaattaagaaaatcATTGCGTCGTTACCTCATCAGGAG GTGAATGAGGAAGAAGCCTCCCTCTTTGACATGCTCTGGTTATTACTTGCAAGTGTTATATTTGTGccaatatttcaaaaaatcccTGGAG GTAGTCCTGTTCTTGGTTACTTGGCTGCTGGCATCTTGATTGGGCCTTATGGTCTCTCTATCATTCGTCATGTTCATGCGACTAAAGCAATAGCTGAGTTTGGAGTTGTTTTCCTTTTATTCAATATTGGCCTGGAG CTCTCTGTTGAAAGGCTCAGTTCTATgaagaaatatgtttttggattAGGTTCTGCGCAG GTTTTAGCAACTGCTGCAGTTGTTGGCTTGGTGGCTCATTATATCTGTGGCCTACCTGGCCCTGCTGCTATAGTCATCGGGAATGGCCTGGCTTTATCATCCACTGCCGTTGTTCTGCAG GTGTTGCAAGAAAGAGGCGAGAGCACATCACGGCATGGGCGAGCTACATTTTCTGTTTTACTTTTTCAG GATTTGGCTGTTGTAGTCTTGCTAATACTCATACCTCTTATTTCACCAAATTCTTCCAAAGGAGGG GTTGGTTTTCAAGCCATTGCTGAAGCTCTTGGACTGGCAGCTGTTAAGGCAGCAGTCGCCATTACTGCCATAATTGCAGGTGGACGATTG CTTCTTCGGCCAATATACAAGCAAGTTGCTGAAAATCAAAATGCCGAAATCTTCTCAGCCAATACACTTCTTGTTATTCTTGGGACCAGTCTTCTTACCGCCAGG GCAGGACTTTCAATGGCACTGGGAGCATTTTTGGCTGGTTTACTACTGGCAGAAACTGAATTTTCCTTGCAGGTTGAATCTGATATTGCACCATATCGTGGCCTTCTTTTGGGGCTCTTCTTTATGACG GTTGGAATGTCAATCGATCCAAAACTTTTTGTTTCAAACTTCCCAGTCGTCATGGGGACACTGACACTCTTAATATGCGGAAAGACTATCTTAGTTTCTTTGATGGGTAGAATCTTTGGGATTTCCCTCATTTCAGCTTTAAGAGCTGGTCTTCTTCTTGCTCCTGGTGGAGAATTTGCATTTGTGGCTTTTGGTGAAGCTGTTAAtcag GGCATAATGTCTTCTCAGCTATCTTCTTTGCTGTTTCTTGTTGTGGGCATTTCAATGGCCATCACTCCATGGCTAGCTGCAGGAGGCCAGTTTATTGCTTCCCGTTTCGAGCAGCAtgatgttagaagtttattACCTGTAGAAAGTGAG ACAGATGATCTGCAAGATCATATCATTATTTGTGGATTTGGACGAGTTGGCCAG ATCATTGCACAACTTCTTTCTGAGCGACTTATTCCATTTGTTGCACTAGATGTGAGAAG TGAAAGAGTGGCTGTTGGGCGAGCCCTGGATCTCCCTGTGTACTTTGGAGATGCTGGCAGTCGAGAG GTCCTACATAAGGTCGGGGCTGAAAGGGCATGTGCTGCAGCTATAACACTAGATACTCCTGGAGCAAATTATAGAACAGTTTGGGCTCTTAGCAAGTACTTCCCTAACGTGAAGACGTTTGTCCGTGCCCATGACGTTGATCATGGATTGAATTTAGAAAAGGCCGGAGCTACTGCG GTGGTACCAGAGACCTTGGAACCAAGTCTTCAACTAGCAGCCGCTGTACTTGCTCAG gCTAAACTCCCCGCATCAGAGATTTCAGCGACAATAAATGAATTCAGATGCCGACATCTAGCTGAGCTTACAGAG TTGTGTGAAGCAAGTGGAAGTTCTCTTGGTTATGGATATACTAGAATTATGAGCAAATCCAAATCTCAATCCCCAGATACATTAGATTTAGATGAGACCCAAGTCTCTGAAAGTACACTGGCAGTATGA
- the LOC123890542 gene encoding uncharacterized protein LOC123890542, translated as MALEECEEDLDSEIEKLEFHLKEMGQKILEYRATLPDHLKSTFLSVLNSQRPFLPQLNSGASEQNISREESSSEPEDPEAAEKLKLVQDKISSNCSAMPIVLKRMKDCIAKFDKLDSYNPAYIHQDFKRKKTG; from the exons ATGGCTCTGGAAGAATGTGAAGAAGATTTGGATTCGGAGATAGAGAAGTTAGAGTTCCATTTGAAAGAAATGGGGCAGAAGATTCTAGAATACCGAGCAACTCTTCCGGATCACCTCAAATCCACATTCCTTTCTGTTCTCAATTCCCAACGACCCTTTCTTCCACAACTCAATTCAG GTGCTTCAGAACAAAACATTTCTAGAGAGGAAAGTTCATCTGAACCAGAAGATCCAGAGGCTGCTGAGAAACTAAAACTAGTACAAGATAAGATCTCAAGCAATTGCTCTGCTATGCCAATAGTTTTGAAAAGGATGAAAGATTGCATTGCCAAATTTGATAAGTTAGATTCATACAATCCTGCGTACATACATCAAGATTTCAAAAGGAAGAAGACTGGATAA
- the LOC123892874 gene encoding uncharacterized protein LOC123892874 — MGGGGADHGHGANGDFRYKVWSMTGGPNCRPKHWKRNTAIAMFGVFLVCIPIFKLSAKLEQRPHHPVRPIPSQMWCKNFGTKDYKDYE, encoded by the exons ATGGGAGGTGGTGGAGCAGATCACGGTCATGGAGCCAATGGAGATTTCAGGTACAAGGTTTGGAGTATGACTGGTGGTCCTAACTGTCGCCCTAAACACTGGAAACGCAACACCGCCATCGCTATGTTCGGCGTCTTCCTCGTCTGTATCCCAATCTTCAAACTTTCCGCTAAACTCgag CAACGACCACATCACCCGGTTCGCCCAATCCCTTCCCAAATGTGGTGCAAGAACTTTGGAACCAAAGACTACAAAGACTACGAATAA
- the LOC123891852 gene encoding uncharacterized protein LOC123891852 codes for MHRERLNEFVRFSMSFTQMEGLVKGVNNTFIVLIPKVDVPLSISDYIPISLVGCIYKVLAKVLANWLSKVISNVISVNQSAFVKGRQILDAEGLNAMVNASVLVNLFLGFSVEEDVLYKVTYLQFADDTLVVAEKNWANIRAIKAILLLFKVMSSLKVNFQKSLLAEVNVSDPWLEEAASVSHCKIGKTPFNYLGLPIGGNPRRLSFWKPVIDKIKSRLSTWKCSNMSMGGRLVLLKAALSSLPVYFLSFFNAPASIVSIIKSLFKSFLWGGDEEARKVGNGEDSLFWDDPWLEEGVSLRDQFPSFAAYALDRWHWMFLHSDVFTVKGAYQSLTCA; via the exons ATGCATCGCGAAAGACTTAATGAGTTTGTACGTTTTTCAATGAGTTTCACTCAAATGGAAGGTTTGGTCAAAGGGGTGAATAACACATTTATTGTTCTTATTCCTAAGGTGGACGTTCCTTTGAGCATATCTGACTACATACCTATTTCTTTGGTTGGTTGTATTTATAAGGTTTTGGCAAAGGTGCTAGCAAACTGGTTGAGTAAAGTGATTAGTAATGTGATTTCTGTCAACCAATCAGCTTTTGTGAAGGGTCGTCAGATTCTTGACG CAGAAGGGTTGAATGCAATGGTGAATGCTTCAGTTCttgtaaatttgtttttagGCTTTTCGGTTGAGGAGGATGTACTGTATAAGGTCACCTATCTGCAGTTTGCTGATGATACTCTTGTGGTGGCCGAGAAGAATTGGGCAAATATCCGAGCTATAAAAGCTATTTTGCTATTGTTTAAAGTGATGTCAAGCTTAAAAGTTAACTTTCAAAAAAGTTTATTGGCTGAGGTGAATGTTTCTGATCCTTGGTTGGAGGAGGCCGCTAGTGTGTCACATTGTAAAATTGGAAAGACCCCTTTTAACTATCTCGGTTTGCCTATCGGGGGTAATCCTAGAAGACTATCGTTCTGGAAACCTGtcattgataaaattaaatctCGATTGTCAACCTGGAAGTGTAGTAATATGTCTATGGGGGGTCGTTTGGTTCTCCTTAAAGCTGCTTTGTCTTCGCTTCCagtttattttctttcctttttcaacGCTCCCGCAAGTATTGTATCTATCATCAAATCtctttttaaatcttttttgtGGGGTGGAGATGAGGAGGCTCGTAAG GTAGGTAATGGGGAGGACTCCTTATTTTGGGATGACCCTTGGTTGGAAGAAGGGGTATCATTGCGAGATCAGTTTCCTAGTTTTGCAGCATATGCGCTCGACAGGTGGCATTGGATGTTTTTGCACTCGGATGTTTTTACTGTTAAGGGTGCTTATCAATCTTTAACCTGTGCTTAG
- the LOC123892995 gene encoding uncharacterized protein LOC123892995: MANPEAKLDTFLQWLQANGVELRGCNIKYCDSIKGFGIFSDKDVSDAGILLVVPLELAITPMRVLQDPFLGPECRALFEEGDVDDRLLMMLLLTVERLRKGSLWKPYLDMLPTTFGNTLWFSEEELQELRGTTLYRATELQKKSLLNLYETKVKDLVKKLLNDGNSEIEVCFEDFLWANSVFWSRALNIPLPRSYVFPEMQNVHQSCTQEADEKGNQVIKSDDLTKETTHSTVQGDTVWVEGLVPGIDFCNHDLKPIATWEVDGTGITTGVPVSMYLLSATQSPSQIVQEISISYGNKGNEELLYLYGFVIDGNKDDYLMVHYPTEAINTISFSESKGQLLEVQNAEMRCLLPKTLLDNGFFPLGTENSGENKKSNNACNYSWSGQRKFPSYVNKLVFPEKFMATLRTIAMQEDELFKVSSMLEELVGPEGERQLSDTDVQSAIWEVCGDSGALQVLVDLLHVKLMDLEEHSGTEESDSELLKKALIIDSQEDSKQMANESAETKLMTRNKWSAIVYRRGQKQLTRLFLKEAEHALQLSMNEEISVP, encoded by the exons ATGGCGAACCCAGAAGCAAAGCTCGATACTTTCTTGCAATGGCTACAG GCAAATGGGGTGGAGCTACGAGGTTGCAATATCAAGTACTGTGATTCCATAAAAGGGTTTGGCATCTTCTCTGATAAAGATGTTTCTGATGCTG gGATTTTGTTGGTTGTTCCACTAGAGTTAGCAATTACTCCAATGAGGGTGTTGCAAGATCCTTTTCTAGGACCAGAATGTAGAGCATTGTTTGAAGAAGGAGATGTAGATGACAGGCTCTTAATGATGTTGCTATTGACGGTGGAGCGTTTGCGTAAGGGTTCTCTATGGAAGCC GTACCTTGATATGCTTCCAACCACTTTTGGAAATACACTTTGGTTTAGTGAAGAGGAACTTCAAGAGCTAAGAGGAACAACATTATACCGTGCAACTGAGTTACAG AAGAAAAGCCTGTTGAATTTGTATGAAACTAAAGTGAAGGATTTAGTGAAGAAACTTTTGAATGATGGAAATTCGGAGAT TGAGGTGTGCTTTGAAGATTTTCTTTG GGCAAATTCAGTATTTTGGAGCCGCGCTTTGAACATTCCATTGCCACGTTCTTATGTATTTCCTGAGATGCAAAATGTTCATCAGAGTTGCACTCAAGAAGCTGATGAAAAAG GAAACCAGGTTATAAAATCTGACGATCTAACTAAGGAAACAACACATAGCACAGTGCAAGGAGACACTGTTTGGGTTGAGGGTCTTGTTCCTGGCATTGATTTTTGCAACCATG ATCTGAAGCCAATAGCAACATGGGAAGTTGATGGAACGGGCATAACAACAGGAGTTCCTGTCTCTATGTATCTTCTTTCGG CTACACAAAGTCCCTCACAGATTGTTCAAGAAATTTCCATTAGTTATGGCAACAAAGGAAATGAG GAACTTCTATATCTGTATGGTTTCGTCATTGATGGTAACAAAGATGACTACCTCATG GTCCATTATCCTACAGAAGCGATAAATACTATTTCTTTTTCAGAGTCTAAAGGCCAGCTTCTTGAAGTGCAG AATGCTGAAATGAGATGTCTTTTACCCAAAACTCTCCTGGATAATGGATTTTTTCCATTAGGCACCGAAAACAGTGGAGAAAATAAAAAGAGCAACAATGCTTGCAACTATAGTTGGAGTGGTCAGCGCAAGTTTCCATCTTATGTAAACAAGCTTGTTTTTCCTGAAAAATTTATGGCTACCTTGAGGACCATAGCCATGCAAGAGGATGAGCTTTTCAAGGTTTCGTCAATGCTAGAAGAG CTTGTTGGACCTGAAGGGGAGAGGCAATTATCAGATACAGATGTCCAATCAGCAATATGGGAGGTTTGTGGTGATTCTGGAGCTTTACAAGTGCTAGTTGATCTTCTTCATGTCAA GTTAATGGATCTTGAAGAGCATTCTGGAACTGAGGAAAGTGACTCTGAATTGCTCAAGAAGGCCCTTATAATTGATAGCCAGGAAGATAGTAAACA AATGGCAAATGAGTCGGCAGAAACAAAGTTGATGACTAGAAACAAATGGTCTGCTATAGTATATAGACGAGGTCAAAAACAGCTAACTCGATTATTCTTGAAAGAAGCAGAACATGCTCTGCAGTTATCGATGAACGAAGAGATCAGTGTTCCTTAA
- the LOC123892572 gene encoding uncharacterized protein LOC123892572, producing MGFGDIVSASSERDVIIEERRVTEWDVLNSRGNEQRDLVRYYQSLGMDYNDAATVVNIFTKYNDILVDQKMVADKGILPADQEVKPWKNGLITFTSFMIFGSIPLLSFIILIPFTDSESVKFVSACLVSALGLAVLGVARARIAGQNMVFTTAITLFSGVIAGAAAYLVGKVDKL from the exons ATGGGATTTGGTGACATAGTGTCTGCTAGCTCTGAGAGGGATGTGATCATTGAGGAAAGGAGAGTGACAGAGTGGGATGTCTTAAATAGCAGGGGAAATGAACAAAGAGACTTAGTTAGATACTATCAATCTCTTGGGATGGACTACAATGATGCAGCCACG GTTGTGAATATATTTACAAAATACAATGACATACTGGTGGACCAAAAAATGGTAGCTGACAAAGGAATTCTACCAGCAGACCAAGAAGTGAAGCCTTGGAAGAATGGCCTCATCACATTTACATCTTTCATGAtctttggctcaatacctcttcTATCTTTCATCATCCTTATACCATTTACAGATAGTGAGTCGGTTAAGTTTGTAAGTGCTTGCCTTGTTTCAGCACTTGGTCTTGCTGTTCTTGGTGTGGCAAGGGCAAGGATTGCTGGTCAAAACATGGTGTTCACAACAGCTATTACTCTTTTCAGTGGTGTCATAGCAGGAGCTGCTGCTTATTTAGTAGGGAAGGTTGATAAACTATAG